The Oenanthe melanoleuca isolate GR-GAL-2019-014 chromosome 1A, OMel1.0, whole genome shotgun sequence genome contains a region encoding:
- the HSPA14 gene encoding heat shock 70 kDa protein 14, protein MAAIGVHLGATCACAAVYKDGRADVVANDAGDRVTPAVVAFSESEEVVGLAAKQSRIRNISSTVVKVKQILGRSADDPQAKKYIAESKCSIIEKNGKLQYEIDNKLINPEEVAKLIFSKMKETAQSALGSDVNDVVVTVPFDFGENQKNALGEAAAAAGFNVMRLIHEPSAALLAYGIGQDSPTGKSNVLVYKLGGTSLSITVIEVNSGIYRVLATNTDDSIGGVCFTEALAQHLASEFQRSCKHDIRGNPRAMMKLMNSADIAKHSLSTLGSANCFVDSLYDGLDFDCNVSRARFELICSSLFSKCVEAIKKLLQQVGFTADDINKVVLCGGSARIPKLQQLIKDIFPTVELLNSIPPDEVIPIGAAIEAGILLGKENTLLEEDALIECSAKDILLKGVDESGADKFTVLFPSGTPLPARRQHTLHAPGNTSSVCLELYESLGKSPMNEEEKFAQIVLQDLEKKEDGLHDILTVLTMKRDGSLHVTCTDQDTGKCEIITVEVAS, encoded by the exons ATGGCGGCCATCGGGGTGCACCTGGGCGCCACCTGTGCCTGCGCCGCCGTCTACAAG GATGGCCGCGCCGACGTGGTCGCCAACGATGCCGGGGACAGGGTCACTCCCGCGGTTGTGGCGTTCTCGGAGAGCgaggag gTTGTTGGCTTAGCTGCGAAGCAAAGTAGgataagaaatatttcaagcaCTGTAGTGAAAGTAAAGCAGATCCTTGGGCGAAG TGCTGATGACCCTCAGGCAAAGAAATATATTGCAGAAAGCAAATGCTCT ATAATTGAGAAGAATGGGAAACTTCAGTATGAGATAGATAACAAACTTATTAACCCAGAAGAAGTGGCAAAActaattttcagtaaaatgaaaG AGACTGCCCAGTCTGCATTGGGTTCAGATGTGAATGATGTTGTTGTCACTGTACCATTTGATTTTggagagaatcagaaaaatGCCCTTGG ggaggcagctgcagctgctgggttcAATGTTATGAGATTAATTCATGAGCCATCTGCAGCTCTCCTCGCTTATGGAATTGGCCAAGATTCACCCACTGGGAAAAG CAATGTGCTGGTTTATAAACTGGGTGGAACATCACTTTCTATCACAGTCATAGAGGTAAACAGTGGAATATATCGTGTACTCGCTACAAACACAGATGACAGCATTGGTGGAGTTTGCTTCACAGAAGCTCTGGCACAACACCTAGCTTCTGAATTTCAGAG gtCTTGTAAACATGATATTAGAGGAAATCCCAGAGCCATGATGAAGTTAATGAACAGTGCTGATATTGCAAAACACTCTTTATCAACTCTGGGAAGTGCAAACTGTTTTGTAGATTCATTGTATGATGGATTGGATTTTGATTGCAATGTGTCCAG ggCCAGGTTTGAACTTATCTGTTCTTCACTTTTTAGTAAATGTGTAGAAGCAATTAAAAAGCTCTTGCAGCAAGTTGGATTTACAGCAGATGATATTAATAAG GTAGTTCTTTGTGGTGGGTCTGCCCGAATCCCAAAGCTACAGCAGCTGATCAAAGATATTTTCCCAACTGTGGAATTACTGAATTCAATTCCTCCAGATGAAGTTATTCCCATTGGTGCAGCCATAGAGGCAGGAATTCTGCTAGGGAAAGAGAATACCTTGTTAGAAGAAGATGCACTCATTGAGTGTTCTGCCAAAGATATTCTTCTTAAG ggaGTAGATGAATCAGGGGCTGACAAGTTCACAGTGCTATTTCCATCAGGGACACCACTGCCAGCACGAAGGCAGCACACCCTGCATGCTCCTGGAAATACTTCCTCTGTGTGCCTTGAGCTGTACGAGTCATTGGGGAAGAGTCCCATGAATGAAGAAGAGAAATTTGCACAG attgTACTCCAGGATTTAGAGAAAAAGGAGGATGGCCTACATGATATACTGACTGTTCTCACTATGAAAAG GGATGGGTCCTTGCACGTTACCTGCACAGATCAAGACACTGGAAAGTGTGAAATCATCACTGTTGAAGTGGCATCATAG